Genomic DNA from Balneolales bacterium ANBcel1:
ACTGACAGAAACAAGTCCGTGAACCAGTAACAGTTCGGCACCCTGATAGTCGGAAATTCCAGCCGAACAGACACCGGGAAAAAACTACTCGACCGTTACGCTTTTCGCCAGGTTTCGGGGCTGGTCCACATCACATTTTCTGTTGACAGCAATGTAATAGGACAGCAACTGAAGCGGGATAGCGGTCAGCAGCGGCGTCAGGCAATCATGGATTTCGGGTATGGTGATACTGAATTCGGCGAGCCTTGCCACATCGGACTGGCCATCCGACGAAATCGAAATAATCCGGCCTTTGCGCGCTTTGACCTCCTCGATATTGCTCACCACCTTGTCGTTGGTATGATCGGTGGCGGCAATCACGACAACCGGCATGTGCTCATCTATGAGGGCAATCGGACCGTGTTTCATTTCGGCGGCGGGGTAGCCCTCTGCATGAATATAGGAGATCTCCTTCAGCTTGAGCGCACCTTCAAGAGCAACGGGGAAATTGTAGGACCTCCCCAGATACAGGAAGTTGGGGGCATAGGTAAAAAGCCTGGCAATGGCCTCGATCTGTGAAGTGTCCCGGAGGATCTCATTCACTTTTCGTGGGACCGAGTTCAACTCACGCACCAGGTGTTTCATATGCTCATCCGAAATGACATTGTTCTCGCGGCCCATAAGCATGGCCATCATTGCCAGAATGGTAACCTGAGCCGTAAACGCTTTGGTGGAAGCGACTCCGATTTCGGGTCCGGCGTGGGTATACACCCCTGCGTCGGTCTCCCGCGCAATGGTGGAGCCTACGACATTGCAAATACCGAACACGGTTGTTCCCCGCTTTTTGGCTTCACGGAGGGCCGCAAGTGTATCGGCGGTTTCACCACTCTGAGAAATCACGATCATCACATCCTTATCGTCGATCAACTGCTCCCGGTACCGGAATTCGGAGGCATATTCCACTTCAACCGGCATGTGGGCCAGGTATTCGAACAGATACTCGCCGACCAGACCGGCATGCCAGCTGGTTCCACAGGCGGCAATGATGACACGGCGGGCATTGGACAGTTTTTCGACAAAACCGGTGAGGCCGCCCAGCTGAATCCGATTGTCATTGACCATCAGTCGGCCGCGCAGGCAGTCGGCTATCGTGTCGCTCTGCTCAAAAATCTCCTTGAGCATAAAGTGGGGGAAACCGCCTTTTTCAATCTGCTCGAGGCTCATGGCCAGTTCATGAACTTCCTTGGATAGCGGCACATCCTTCAGTGTTGAAACCTCGTATCCGTCTTTGCTGATAACTGCAAGCTCTTCATCCTCCAGATAGACCACTTTCTTGGTGTACTCAATAATCGGCGAGGCGTCGGAAGCCACGAAATGCTCTCCTTCACCGACACCGATCAGCAGTGGTGACCCCTTGCGGGCGACGATAATTTTATCCGGGCTGTCCTCGTGAACCACCGCAATCCCGTAAGTACCCTCTACCTGCAACAGGGCCTGCTGCACGGCATGGAAAAAGTCGGTGTCGCTCATGTCGTAGATCTCCTCGATCAGATGCGCAAGCACTTCCGTATCTGTCTCTCCCAGAAACGAGTGGCCTTTTGCCTGAAGATCCTGCCGCAGCACATCGTAGTTTTCAATGATACCGTTGTGAACCAGCGCGAACTTTCTGCGGGCACCGCTGTGGGGATGCGCATTGACATCGTTCGGTTCGCCATGGGTTGCCCAGCGTGTATGGCCGATACCAGCGTGACCCGCGACATCATCCTTCTCAACCATGCTAACCAGCTGTTTCACTTTCCCCTTCGCCTTGACAACCGTCATTTTTTCATTCAATACCGCAATACCGGCCGAATCGTATCCCCGGTATTCAAGGCGCTGCAATCCCTTCAAGATGACTTCCGATGCTTTTCTTTCTCCAATATACCCGACTATTCCGCACATACGCGTTCTTGATCTGTTAGTTAGTATTTCAATCTGATCGATTTATGCCTGACTCTGTTCTTCAATGCTGACTGCCATCCGTAATAACCATTTGCAAAATAAACATGCTAATTTGACATCTCTCCTGTTCGGCACTATGATAAACCGGTTTTTCTCTTCCTTCACAACCGCTAGTCATTAAAAAACACACTTTTGCATTGCGGTTATTTTGAGTGGCTCCGGGAATTTATAAAATACAGGGATTCCAAAAAAATAATGATTCTCTAACGAATGCCGCCCTTTGGTTTGGGGTTAAATCCGCTATATTTAATGTCAATTCATCAGTTAATCTGACTATTAACGCCTTTTGGATATGAGTTCAGACATCACTGTCCCGCTTTGTTTTTTTGAGGACCGCGGAGACCTGCAGTTCGCCCCACTGACAATTACCCGTCCGGTGGATGACCTTCGCATCGGAATTTTCACCATACGCGAAAAATGGCTTAAGCGACTGGGCACAAATCGCTTTGCGAGGATTCAACGAGAACCGTTGACGAGAGTGTTTCCTGCGGATAATCCCGCTGATTTGCGGGAGGGTCTCTGGATTAATGCGCGGTGGCTTCCTGATGAGGATGCGGCCGCCCAGGCTGTCTCCCTCAGCCCGGGTTCCTATCTGCTTCGTAACGGGAAGGTCGTGGCCGCCCGGCTGCAAGATGATAAGCATCGCAAGTTTGCATTACATCCCGTTGCGTCGTCGCTGGCGGGTGACGGCCGGAGCACCAACGCGGGAACCTGGCTTGCCGGTTTATGGGACATCTTTTTGAACAACGGGCGGGAAATTGAACGGGATATCGATTTGCTCCGGGAGCCTGCAATTGACCCTGTTTCGGCTTTTCCGCGGGTGGTATTGGTAAACGCGGACCGGATCCATGCCGCCGAAAGTGCCCGGATTGATCCCGGGGTGGTTATCGACGCCTCCGCCGGACCGGTCTACCTTGGTCCCGGCAGCCATGTGATGTACGGCGCGGTATTACTGGGCCCCGTTGCCATCTGTGAGAAGTCGACCGTTAAGATGGGCGCCAAAATCAGTAACGGCACTACCGCCGGACCCGTTTGCAAGCTCAACGGCGAGGTAGAGAATGTCATTTTACAGAGCTACTCCAACAAGGGGCACGACGGGTTCCTGGGCAACAGCCTGATCGGCGAATGGTGCAATCTTGGCGCCAACACCATCACATCAAACCTCAAAAACAACTACAAGAGTGTCAGAATACCGGAATGGCCAACCGGTGAAGAGTTCGACACCCGCCAGCAGTTTTTTGGGGCGGTCATGGGTGACCACGGAAAGACAGCCATCAATACCAGCCTGTCTGCCGGCACGCTAAGCGGTGTCTGCACGAACATTTTCACAACGGATTTCCCACCAAAACACATCCCCTCGTTCAGCTGGGTCTCACCGGAAGGAATTCAGAAATACCGCTTTGAAAAAGCTATTGAAACGATTGAAACCATCATGAAGCGGAGACAGGTCAACCTGACCGATGACTACAGAGACATGCTGCATCAGGTTTTTTAAAAATCTTTGAGGTCGGACCATTGAAATTTCAGCAAGAGTCCTTATCTTTTAATTCTTGAAAGAATTAGATTTTTTTTCGATTCCTCGAGAATTCATGCCGAAGTGGCGGAATTGGTAGACGCGCACGTTTCAGGGGCGTGTGGGAGCAATCCCGTGCGGGTTCGAGTCCCGCCTTCGGCACATCGAAAAAGCCATATAGCGTTTGTATAAGACGCCATATGGCTTTTTTTTTGAAAAGCGTTGGTCTGTCTTCCGTCATCCGTTATAACAGCGAAAAACCTGTGCAGGGCTTTAGTCCTTGATACAGCGCACAGGTCGTGCGAGAGCCCGGTTTGGGTTACCCATTAAGACACCGTCATCATTGAAGCTGAATAGCCTCGCATGTGTATTGATTATGGTACCGGACCAGTACCCGCCGTGCGACCCCTCTAGGAATAGCACACCTGCGCTGTTACGTCCGCCCGCCATGGGCAGTTTCAACGGGGAGGCAAGCGCCCCGGCGGCATCTGCGCTATTCCAGGTTTCCACTTCAGCCATCCACTCAGCCTCGGTTGGCAGTCGATAACCGACAGGGCAAGGGTTGTTAGTCCCGCCAGCACCCTGCCAGAGATTATCGTTCTGCGGGCTACGCCAGTCATACGGGCTGTCAGGTGCGAGGATAAAATTTCCATGTCCCGGCTGGTCGGAGCTGCTCAGTGTGCTGGTAGCTGGTGAGTTACGCTTTTGGTGTCCGTCGGCCGCACGCCCCCATTGGTACAAGTCTCCATAGGCGTGTTCATCATCACTGGCCGTTGCCACGCGGGAAGCGCCGAGGTTGCGGTCCATCCACACACGACCGGTGGGCGTAATGACCTCAACGACAGCCGTTTCGGTATCCCTGGGCCACTCGCCGTCACCCCCATTGCCATATTCCTGCTCAATGAGGATATAGTCCAGGTATGAGTCTGTCACGCTCCCACCTAAATATGATATGGCAAGATGGCCGGTGGCCAGTCTCCGGGGTACATTCGGAATCGTTCCGGTAAGTACCAGTTGATCGTTAGCCCAGACAGACAGTTGAAGATCCGTCCCGATTTGACTGCCGGAAAATTTCAATTTCGAGACATCTCCGGGATGGATACTTACCTCTGCAAGAATTTGCGGTGATATCGAACCGTGGGCGTAGCCCAGGAACAATTCATCATCATCAAAAAAGACGGAAATATAGTTTTTATAATCGAACATCCGGGAAATAGCGAATTCGGAATCATGAGAGCCTCTTGCACCTCCATGGGCCTCGATAGTAAAGTCCTGAACGGGTCCCATCGGCGACAGCACACTGAGTTCGCCAATGTTTCTCGCGTTAAAGTTCAGGCGGTTGTTCGCTATCGTGATCGACTGGGCCACGATGTCAGGATCCCCGGATCGGAACCATGGGGCATGCATGTTGGTGAAGTTTTCATGAAACGAAGCATTCACATCGAGATAGGGAATATAATCGACTCTGACTTCATCCAGTGACCAGCTTACAGGAATCGACCCCGTTTCATCCTTATGGACATACATGACCATCTGTCCACTAAATAATCCCTCATCAACATGCTGCAGGACACCGCTATAAAACATGTGGTCGTTGGCATAGGCACGAATGTGCATATTATTGCCCTCCCGGGACACATCAAGCTGCATGCTGCTTAAATTATCAGGAACAGGATACGTAGCCAGTGTTGTCAACTCGCCATCGGCATGAGAAAGGATATCCTCAGTGTACATCACAGAGATTTCGTCTTCGATATGGTATGTAATCACTGATTTGAATCCTGCCCGGCCAAAACCTCCGCTCTCAATTCCCTGATGGAGGCTTCCCGGCACCACCCTGAATGAGAAGTCATCCCTTGTTGCCTCTATAGGCAGGAGCATGTGAACTATTTCATCATCATTGGTTGAAAACCGAAGCTCACTATTCTGAACCGAGACCTCTCCATCCGGGGTCAGAAAGACCCAGCCGGACTCATCGTTCGCTTGAAAATTTTCATGATAGGTCTTTTCTGTTTCCGGTGGAGGAGCCGGGTCGCTGACGTCCGCATCATTGATACAGCGAACGGACAAACCCATCTGTTTGTCATCCATATCGAACCATACCCAACCGAATGCATTATTCAAGTCGATGAATTTTCCGTCATCTGCACTCCCTTCGTTCGCAGTCCACCAGTAGCCAAGTTCTCCAATCTCATAAAAGGAGCCATCCAGCTCCCGAAGTCCACCGGGAAGTGCGGAAAAGCCCAAAAGATCCGACCCGTAGTGTGTGCCATGCGCATTCCAGCGGGGATGCTGCGGAGTGTCACACTCTCCTCCCAAAGGCGAATTCACCTGTCGACATGACTTAAGCGCGTTTCCGGCTCCATTTACGGTATTGGTATTTTCAATTTGGTGCTCCGTCTGTAAATGAGCCAGCAGCTCATTCCAGTCCCCTTCATCCGGCACCCTCCAACCGTCAGGGCACAAGCCTCTTGCATCATTCGCGGCAAACCAGTTGTAGAGTTTGCCGTAGGCCTGAACCACTTCGCCCGCGCTGTCCAAACCGCCGACTCTTTCATGTGGATACACCGTATAGGCTCCGGTCGTTGTGTTTTCCCAATCGTTATCATTCAGGCCGGTTGGAATTTGGGACCCGTCATTGTAGCGCGTTACCTGCAGGTTTCCTGCCATCCACTCCTGGTTTCCAAGGACAGTGGTTCGGTATGAATTACCATCAATATCGGTTACTTTACCTTGTGTTCTTCTGGACAGTGCAAGCTCCCCGGTGTCATGGTTGCTGAGGAACGGCACAGGAACCCGCTTTGTCTCAAACTCATGGGTAGCCACCAGAACCAGGTGCAAGGTCCTGCTCACTTCATTGCCGGCAATGCGTGCCGGAGTCATGGACCGCCTCTGGATCCCCGCCGGACGCAGTACAATTCCGGCTGTTCCACTGCTGATACCCGCGCTGATGTATGTCATGGACCGGGTAAGCGAAAACCCGTTTCCGCGAACCCGCAGCAGATATTGTCCCTGTGCAAGACCGCCGCCAAGGTTAATTTCAATATGATGAGTGCCGACGCCCACCTGGGTTCGGGTCTCCATGATCTGACGTCCCAGAATATCATAGATGCCGATTATGGCCTGTGTCGCTTCGGGTACATGGAACGGGACGGTTGTCACGGGGTTAAAAGGATTGGGATAGGATGAGCCCAGCCGGAACTCCGTTACTCTCCCGGAATCATCGAATGGATCGGCAGATGTCCCATCAAACTGATAGGTAAGGGAAAAATAGCCCTGTTCGTTGCTGTGGCCGGTGGCAAGCTGATGGTCATTGTCATAGACCAGAAGCACCTGGTGACCTGCTATTGCATTGCCGTCAGAGTCTACCAGACGGCCGGTCACTTCGTATATGCTTGTGTTTCCTGCAACCAGAAATGCCAGAAGTGCCGCCACAATAGTATTTGTGGAGAGTGAAAAAAAGTTTTTCCTCATGGCAGTATGGACTGAAGTTTGGAATGAAATACCACAACTCACCTGCCATCCCATCGCAAAAGGCCGGCAGGCATGCACATATCCCCTTGCCGATAAGGCCATGCAAGGGTTACAGAAAACCCGGAAAGAAATAATAGCTGATGGGTTTCAGAAAAATAACTACGTATGCTACATGATATAAAAAAATGTAAATAAAAGAAGAGGTTTTTCTTATCTGTCCCGTCCTCTGCCTTCTCCTGATCCACGGCCTTCGCCCTGTCCCCTTCCATCTCCGATGCCGCCCCTGCCGTCTGCGTCACCGCGGAGATCTTCAGTGCCCTCGCCCCGGAAACGGCCTTCACCCGAACCGGCCGGCATTTCCTGCCGGTAATGATCCCTGATCGCGTCGTGCCCATCGTGCAGCCACCCGAAAGGAGCTATCATGGCAATGGCGCCTGCATAGAGAATTATCGCCGCAATTACGGCTACCAATACCTCTTTGGGAATTTGTTTCCACCAGGATCCTGTCTCCGTCGCGACCGATGAATCCTGTTTCGCGGCCGTCCTTGCGGCTTTGCGCCGTCGTAAATAGCAGCAGAACGTTTTCCAGTTAAAAATAAACAGATGAATAAGCGCAAGGATCAGAATCACCAGCGCCATAACCTGGTGTAGTGACGCCCACTGATCTTTGGAAAGAGCGAGCACACTCCAGTTGGTTGACGCAGCGATGCTGCAGGGCGGGGCTATATACAGTATCACACCGGATACAGCCAATCCTGCAAAACAAAATGCCATCAGCATGGAGACAAATCCACGGTAGGAAAAAGGGCGTGACGAGCGTTTCATAATAATCCTGTAAATAATGGCCGATGCACTCACTTAAAAACTTGAGCTGCAATAGCATAATAATAGTTATAGTAATACCGGAATATAGAAATAAAACAGACATCCGATATTACTGATGTTTTGACGAAAACGCCCCGCGTTAGTTCATCGCGTACAGGTGTTTGTTATCAAACCTGTATCTGCCTGCCCTGCCCATCGGCCAAATGAGGACAGCCCCTTGCCATTCCAGGTTCAGGTAATTGCGAGAGCCTTGCAGAACAGCTCCCGGTCGGACGGCGAAAACAGTACCATTCGGACCAGTTTGATATTGCCGAGGTGCCGCATCGTGTCATGGATCGCATATGCCGCCACCTCTGCGGCTTCATCAAGCGGATATCCGAAAGCCCCAGTGGAAACAGCGGGGAAGCCGATGGATGTCATCTTTTCCCGGTCGGCCAGCATCAAACTGTTCCGGTAACATTGGGCCAGCAGCTGATCCGACGGCCTGTCGATATTGTACACCGGCCCCAGACAGTGAATAATTTTCTTGTTCGGCAAACCAAATGCCGAAGTGATAATCGCTTCACCGGGCTTGATGGGGGCATGAGGCCGGCAAGCCTCCTCCAGCTCGGGTCCGGCCGCCCGATGTATCGCACCGGCAACACCTCCGCCTGGCCGCAACTCCGCGTTGGCCGCATTCACAACGGCATCAAGATCTCCCTGCCTGGTAATATCTCCTTCCAGGCACTCCAGCGTAACCTTTCCAGTCATATTACACCTCCAATTGAATAAAATGGTATCGGGTTGCTTGTAAAAAAAGCCTATCTTCAATATGATACAGCGTCCCGAGAAAAACAACGATTTCCAACCCGGATTTTGCGTTTCTCGATACCTGCCGCTGTTTCTGAACAGGAAGTGACATCTCTACTAACAGCCCCGAATCATGAAGCAGTCCCCCCCAGCCGTACACATCGCAAAAGGAAAAGAAAAACGCATCAGAAAAGGACATTTATGGGTGTTCAGCAATGAACTGCTGCAGCCCGAAAAATCCCTGGAGCCGGGCTCTGTTGTTCGGATTTTTGATGCTGAAAAGGGGTTTGTTGGAACGGGGTTCTACCATCCGCATGCCCTTATTGCCGTCAGGTTGCTTACCCGCAAAGACCTTTCCATTGACGGTGCCTTCTTCACCGAGCGCATTCGGCTCGCCTTTGCCCTTCGGGACAGGGTCATCAAAAATACCTCAGCCTGCCGTATGGTCAATGCGGAAGGTGACGAACTACCGGGACTGATGATCGACCGATACGACCGCGGTTTTGTGATTCAATGCGTGACGGCCGGCATGGAGAATCATCTTGATCTGATTGTCGACGCTGTAAAACAAATTGCCGATCCCGATTTTATTATTCTGAAAAGGGATCATCCGCACAGGGAAAGAGAAGGTCTGGCAATTGAGAAACCCGTTTTTATCGGGGATGATGAGGGTCAGGCCGGATTGGCTGCTGATATGCCGGTTATGGTAACGGAAGGATCCGTATCGTTTCCGGTTGATCTTACAGAAGAGGGACCGGACGCTTTTCACATCGACCAGCGCGATCATCGTCTGATGTTTGGCCGGATGGTTTCGGAAGGCGATCGGGTACTCGACATATTTTGCAGGAACGGCAGTTTCGCCATCCACGCCGCACGTTCGGGCGCCGCTGAAGTAATGGCGGCCGACAACTCCGACACAGCCATTGCCCTTGCCGAGGCAACCATCAAGGCGAACCAGCTGAACGATATCATCTCCACCTGGAAGGGCGACCTGTCCAAACGTCTTCCGCAGATGGCCCACAGCAAGGATGTATATGATGTCGTAAATGTAAACCCGCCGGATTTCGCACCCAACAGGAAATCGGTCGGCACGGCACTTCGCACACATCGCAATCTTCACAAATGGGCCATGGATGTACTCCGGCCCGACGGTATTCTTGCCACCTCGTGCCGGTCTCATCACATAACCGATGCTGCTTTCATGGAATCCGTCCAACGTGCCTGCAAAGACAGTAAAAAGCAGGTTCAGCTGCTTCACAGGGGATCACACCCTGCAGATCACCCTGAACTGCCCGGAATGCCGGAAACCGGTTACAATAAATTTTATATTTTCCGTGTCCGGCCCATCGACTGACACGCCTTGCAAACGGATGAACCGCCTCCTGCTTTTTGCTCTGCTATCCCTGATGGTTGCCTCCTGTGCCACCACCAGGACCGGCCGCGTCATTGACCAGGGAGAGGCCAGCTGGTACGGTCCCGGTTTTCATGGTAAAAAAACTGCAAACGGGGAGATCTACAATCAAAATGAGCTGACCGCCGCCCATCGTACCCTTCCGTTCAACACGGTCGTCAGGGTGGTGAACCTGAACAACAACAAATCAGTTACGGTCAGAATCAATGACCGCGGACCGTATGCCAGAGGCCGGATCATTGACCTGTCCAGGGAAGCCGCCCGAAAAATCGACATGCTGGACAGCGGCATTGCGCCAGTGCGGCTGGTGCTTGTCAGCTCCGAGAAACCCATCCGAACCCGCGGGCCCGGTAACATCCGGAGAGAAGAGTTCACCATCCAGCTCGCCTCATTCAACAGCAGGCCCGAGGCAGAAGCCTACTCAAGTCAGGTTCGCGGAAGCAGGGTAACCACCGGGCAGGTCGACGGTCGTCAGGTTTACCGTGTCTATTTCGGAAGATATCGCAGTTCGGGCGAGGCCAGCCGTGACCTGAATCGCCTCAAGCGTCGCGGCCATGACGGTTACATCAGACAGGTTCAAAACTGAAGTGTGATTTCCACCATCCACTTTTTTTGCAACTTTTCCTTTGTTTACCGTAAATCTCTGAACAGCAGGATCCTGCAGGGTTCAATCCGGCTTGCCTGCATTCGGTTCAGTAACGCCTTGAACTGAAGCGCCGAGAACTTTTCTTTCAGTGAATACAGACCCAACGTGCCCGATCATGAAATCAACACAACTTCCCGCACTTATTTGCTTCCTGTTTTTCTTGCTTCTTTCGGATGTATCCGTAGCCGCCACTTTCGGGCTCTCCAGTGCCGACAATGTTACCGGAGACGGCGATGAGCGGCAACAGCGCTTTCTTTTTGAGCAGCCGCTGCAGCTGTCCCTGACGTACCGCAACTACGGTCTCGGCATCGGTGATGTGCCGGTAGTGCACGGAGTCAGAATCAATTATCGTGATCACAACCTCCGTGTCATCAACGGAATCAACATGACCATCCGGCAACCCAAAGATTTTGATCTTGCCAACAGCCGGATCCGCGGCCTTGCCATCGGACTGCCGCTCACGGGCGGCGGGCAGCTCAGAGGGATCAGCCTGGCGGTTTTTGGTGCCGGATATGCACAATCCGCCCATGGCATACATCTTTCGGGATTGGGCCTGGGTTCAGGTGGATCTGTCAGGGGCATCACGGTTTCGGGACTTGGAGTGGGAGCGGGCGGACATTTGAGAGGTATTACAGTTGCCGGACTTGGAGCGGGTTCAGCATCGGGAGTCAGCGGGGTACATCTGGCCGGCCTGGGATTGGGATCAGGCGGACCGGTACAGGGGGTAACTTTTGGGGGGATAGGTGTCGGATCCAGTGAAAAAATCAGCGGTATAGCGCTTAGCCTGGGTGGTATCGGTTCCAGCGGCAGTATTCGTGGAATTACAGTGGCAGGCCTCGGTGCCGGTTCCGGCGAATCCATTTCAGGCATCACCCTTGCCGGGCTCGGGGTAGGTTCGGG
This window encodes:
- the glmS gene encoding glutamine--fructose-6-phosphate transaminase (isomerizing); translation: MCGIVGYIGERKASEVILKGLQRLEYRGYDSAGIAVLNEKMTVVKAKGKVKQLVSMVEKDDVAGHAGIGHTRWATHGEPNDVNAHPHSGARRKFALVHNGIIENYDVLRQDLQAKGHSFLGETDTEVLAHLIEEIYDMSDTDFFHAVQQALLQVEGTYGIAVVHEDSPDKIIVARKGSPLLIGVGEGEHFVASDASPIIEYTKKVVYLEDEELAVISKDGYEVSTLKDVPLSKEVHELAMSLEQIEKGGFPHFMLKEIFEQSDTIADCLRGRLMVNDNRIQLGGLTGFVEKLSNARRVIIAACGTSWHAGLVGEYLFEYLAHMPVEVEYASEFRYREQLIDDKDVMIVISQSGETADTLAALREAKKRGTTVFGICNVVGSTIARETDAGVYTHAGPEIGVASTKAFTAQVTILAMMAMLMGRENNVISDEHMKHLVRELNSVPRKVNEILRDTSQIEAIARLFTYAPNFLYLGRSYNFPVALEGALKLKEISYIHAEGYPAAEMKHGPIALIDEHMPVVVIAATDHTNDKVVSNIEEVKARKGRIISISSDGQSDVARLAEFSITIPEIHDCLTPLLTAIPLQLLSYYIAVNRKCDVDQPRNLAKSVTVE
- a CDS encoding putative sugar nucleotidyl transferase, whose amino-acid sequence is MSSDITVPLCFFEDRGDLQFAPLTITRPVDDLRIGIFTIREKWLKRLGTNRFARIQREPLTRVFPADNPADLREGLWINARWLPDEDAAAQAVSLSPGSYLLRNGKVVAARLQDDKHRKFALHPVASSLAGDGRSTNAGTWLAGLWDIFLNNGREIERDIDLLREPAIDPVSAFPRVVLVNADRIHAAESARIDPGVVIDASAGPVYLGPGSHVMYGAVLLGPVAICEKSTVKMGAKISNGTTAGPVCKLNGEVENVILQSYSNKGHDGFLGNSLIGEWCNLGANTITSNLKNNYKSVRIPEWPTGEEFDTRQQFFGAVMGDHGKTAINTSLSAGTLSGVCTNIFTTDFPPKHIPSFSWVSPEGIQKYRFEKAIETIETIMKRRQVNLTDDYRDMLHQVF
- a CDS encoding FISUMP domain-containing protein, with translation MRKNFFSLSTNTIVAALLAFLVAGNTSIYEVTGRLVDSDGNAIAGHQVLLVYDNDHQLATGHSNEQGYFSLTYQFDGTSADPFDDSGRVTEFRLGSSYPNPFNPVTTVPFHVPEATQAIIGIYDILGRQIMETRTQVGVGTHHIEINLGGGLAQGQYLLRVRGNGFSLTRSMTYISAGISSGTAGIVLRPAGIQRRSMTPARIAGNEVSRTLHLVLVATHEFETKRVPVPFLSNHDTGELALSRRTQGKVTDIDGNSYRTTVLGNQEWMAGNLQVTRYNDGSQIPTGLNDNDWENTTTGAYTVYPHERVGGLDSAGEVVQAYGKLYNWFAANDARGLCPDGWRVPDEGDWNELLAHLQTEHQIENTNTVNGAGNALKSCRQVNSPLGGECDTPQHPRWNAHGTHYGSDLLGFSALPGGLRELDGSFYEIGELGYWWTANEGSADDGKFIDLNNAFGWVWFDMDDKQMGLSVRCINDADVSDPAPPPETEKTYHENFQANDESGWVFLTPDGEVSVQNSELRFSTNDDEIVHMLLPIEATRDDFSFRVVPGSLHQGIESGGFGRAGFKSVITYHIEDEISVMYTEDILSHADGELTTLATYPVPDNLSSMQLDVSREGNNMHIRAYANDHMFYSGVLQHVDEGLFSGQMVMYVHKDETGSIPVSWSLDEVRVDYIPYLDVNASFHENFTNMHAPWFRSGDPDIVAQSITIANNRLNFNARNIGELSVLSPMGPVQDFTIEAHGGARGSHDSEFAISRMFDYKNYISVFFDDDELFLGYAHGSISPQILAEVSIHPGDVSKLKFSGSQIGTDLQLSVWANDQLVLTGTIPNVPRRLATGHLAISYLGGSVTDSYLDYILIEQEYGNGGDGEWPRDTETAVVEVITPTGRVWMDRNLGASRVATASDDEHAYGDLYQWGRAADGHQKRNSPATSTLSSSDQPGHGNFILAPDSPYDWRSPQNDNLWQGAGGTNNPCPVGYRLPTEAEWMAEVETWNSADAAGALASPLKLPMAGGRNSAGVLFLEGSHGGYWSGTIINTHARLFSFNDDGVLMGNPNRALARPVRCIKD
- a CDS encoding DUF4405 domain-containing protein — protein: MKRSSRPFSYRGFVSMLMAFCFAGLAVSGVILYIAPPCSIAASTNWSVLALSKDQWASLHQVMALVILILALIHLFIFNWKTFCCYLRRRKAARTAAKQDSSVATETGSWWKQIPKEVLVAVIAAIILYAGAIAMIAPFGWLHDGHDAIRDHYRQEMPAGSGEGRFRGEGTEDLRGDADGRGGIGDGRGQGEGRGSGEGRGRDR
- a CDS encoding macro domain-containing protein, with the translated sequence MTGKVTLECLEGDITRQGDLDAVVNAANAELRPGGGVAGAIHRAAGPELEEACRPHAPIKPGEAIITSAFGLPNKKIIHCLGPVYNIDRPSDQLLAQCYRNSLMLADREKMTSIGFPAVSTGAFGYPLDEAAEVAAYAIHDTMRHLGNIKLVRMVLFSPSDRELFCKALAIT
- a CDS encoding class I SAM-dependent rRNA methyltransferase, producing the protein MKQSPPAVHIAKGKEKRIRKGHLWVFSNELLQPEKSLEPGSVVRIFDAEKGFVGTGFYHPHALIAVRLLTRKDLSIDGAFFTERIRLAFALRDRVIKNTSACRMVNAEGDELPGLMIDRYDRGFVIQCVTAGMENHLDLIVDAVKQIADPDFIILKRDHPHREREGLAIEKPVFIGDDEGQAGLAADMPVMVTEGSVSFPVDLTEEGPDAFHIDQRDHRLMFGRMVSEGDRVLDIFCRNGSFAIHAARSGAAEVMAADNSDTAIALAEATIKANQLNDIISTWKGDLSKRLPQMAHSKDVYDVVNVNPPDFAPNRKSVGTALRTHRNLHKWAMDVLRPDGILATSCRSHHITDAAFMESVQRACKDSKKQVQLLHRGSHPADHPELPGMPETGYNKFYIFRVRPID
- a CDS encoding septal ring lytic transglycosylase RlpA family protein, with the protein product MNRLLLFALLSLMVASCATTRTGRVIDQGEASWYGPGFHGKKTANGEIYNQNELTAAHRTLPFNTVVRVVNLNNNKSVTVRINDRGPYARGRIIDLSREAARKIDMLDSGIAPVRLVLVSSEKPIRTRGPGNIRREEFTIQLASFNSRPEAEAYSSQVRGSRVTTGQVDGRQVYRVYFGRYRSSGEASRDLNRLKRRGHDGYIRQVQN